The genome window ACGAACGCGAAAACTGCGCGGCGATTGAGCTTTGAAATGTCGCTTCGGATGTGGCGGAGAATGTCGAGCATCACTTCGCCAACATCTGCAAGCTTCGACGGAGCAGCTTTTGAACGCTGATCTCTGTGCCTTCTTTCGCGGCTTGATTCAGGGCTTTTTCAGCGGCGTTTCGTTGGTAACCCAAATTGACTAGGGCGGAGAGTGCGTCATCGAATATCGCATCCTTCGGCAGCGTCGGCCGGGCGTCATCAACCGCTGAGCGTGTGTCGCCTGATAATTCACCGACCTTGTCGCGAAGCTCGATCACCAGACGCTCGGCCGTTTTTCGCCCGACGCCGGGAATGCCCGTCAGCCGTGCCAGATCATCCGTGCGAATCGCCATCACAATATCATCCGCACTCATGCCGGAGAGCATTGCGATGCCAAGCTTGGCACCGACGCCCTGGACAGAGATGAGTCGCAGGAACAGGTCGCGCTCGCGAAGCGTCTTAAAACCATACAGTTGAATGGCGTCCTCGCGAACGTGCGTGTAGATACGCAACTGCACGTCCGACCCAGCCTCGCCGAGCTCGTAAAATGTCGAAAGCGGTATCGAGACCTCGTATCCGACGCCGCTGACATCAATAATTACGGTGCCGGGCTGCTTTTCGAGCAGCTTGCCTGAGAGATAGGCGATCATTGAGGTTGGATTGTAGAGCAATTAGCGCTCGAGGGCAACGAAACTCTGCGTCGCGGCACCAAACCAGGACGACTTGGCGCTTTGCTCGGATCGGGCGTAATATGAAGTTACGATGGCGTGAATCCGATGTTTCACTGCCGACGTACTCAAGAGTCAAGAGGTTTTCAAGATCATGCGTAGTACGGCTTGGATAAAGAGGTTGATCCCATTCGTGGCAACCTTCGCAGTGGGTGTTTTTATAGCCAGTTTTTTTGTTGACGTCGGAGCATCCGGTGACCGCTGCCGCCGCGGCAAAAAACGTCACGAAATGCAGCGGCTGCGCGTAGAGATCGATGAGCTGCGCAATGAGAACCTTCGGCTTCGAAACAGCTTGGAGAGTGGCCACTCGCATGTGGTCCGCGATCTGGAAATGAACCATGAATTTGAAGCGCCGGACTTGGAAGGCCTGTCGGTACCGCCGCCACCGATCGCACCTAAAGACTCAGAATAGATAAATTTTCTACGAAAAGACCACAGATTAACGCCGCCGCGAGGTTTGTGTTAATCTGTGGTTTCCTGTTTCTATGGACGAATCCTCGGCGCGAAAACTCATCGTCGAGATCGGCAAGCTGATGTACGAACGCAGCTATGTCGTCTCGTCTGACGGCAACGTCTCGATACGGTTGGGCGAGAACCTTGTGCTCGCGACGCCCACGATGACTTGCAAGGGCCGCATGACCGAGGATTGCCTTGCATTGACCGACATGGACGGCGGGCCGCTGTCCGACAAGCGTGCATCGAGCGAGCTTGCGATGCATTTGCTCATCTACAAGATGCGACCCGACATCAAGGCCGTCTGCCACGCGCATCCGCCGCACGGGACGGCGTTCGCAGTCGCCGGTATCGCCATCGACAAGCCGATCTTGAGTGAGGTTATATTGACGCTTGGCTGCGTTCCGCTGACCGATTACGGAACACCATCGACAAACGAGCTGACCGAGGCGATGAAGCCATTCGTTGCCCATCACAACGCGCTTCTGATGGCCAATCACGGTGCCGTCGCCTACGGCGAGGACCTGTGGCAGGCCTGGGACCGTCTCGAAACTCTCGAACACACCGCGAAGATCGCGATCCTTGCAAAGGCTCTTGGCGGTGCAAATGATCTGCCTGAGGACGCGATCGAAAAGCTGATCCAGATCCGTGAAAAGGCCGGCTACCTGAAGGAAAACGCCCGATGCCAAGCCTGCGGGTATCTGCACGACGCCAAGATCGCCTGCGACCTCGACATCAGCTATCCGTCTCAGGGCGGCGCGAACGGCAGGAAAATTTCGTTCACGCGCGAAGAATTGATAGAACTTTTGAGCCAAGCGGCAAAATTGGGGTAAACTAGCAAAGCTTTTTCAGTCAGATCGAACCAGGAGCAAACTCAATGCAAGAAGCATTAGGAATGGTTGAAACAAAGGGACTAGTCGCAACGATCGAGGCCGCCGACGCCATGGTCAAGGCCGCAAATGTCCAGCTCGTCTCGTATGAAAAGATCGGCGCCGGTTTTGTGACGGCGATCGTCCGCGGCGATGTCGCGGCCGTTAAGGCCGCCACCGATGCCGGTGCCGCGGCTGCGCGACGCGTCGGCGAACTTGTCAGCGTCCATGTCATCCCGCGTCCGCACGCAAGCGTGGACGAAACGCTGCCGGTCGTCCGGAAGTAAGTTCAAAGTTCAAGGTTCCAAGTTCAAGGTCGGTTGAACGATCTTTACTTTGAACATTGAACTTTGGGCCTTGAACCACGCCATGATCATCGCACGCATTCTGGGCACCGTCGTGTCCACTCAAAAGGACGAACGGCTGCAAGGCAAAAAGCTGCTCATCGTCAAGCCGATCAATCTCGACGGCTCTGACCAGAGCGGCTATATTGTCGCCGTCGATACCGTCGGTGCGGGCTATCACGAAAAGGTTATCGTCGTCGGCGGCTCAAGCGCACGCATGGCCGAGGGCAACAAGGATTGTCCGGTGGACAGCGCGATCATTGGCGTCATCGACAGCTTCGATCTCATTTGAGCCAATGCAGATCGCACGCGTTATCGGCAATGTCGTCTCTACGGTCAAAAACGTCTCGCTCGAGGGCCGCAAGTTCCTCATCGTCCAGACCCTTGATGCAGATCTAAAAGCGAAAGGCTCGCCGATGGTCGCGCTCGACGCCGTCGGTGCAGGCGTCGGAGAGCTTGTCTTTTGGTGTCGAGGCAAAGAGGCGTCGTTCCCATTCAAACGCGACGAGACGCCGACCGACTGCACAATAGTCGGGATCATCGATTCCGACGCCCACGTATTTAATGGTAGATGATGAATGCGGGGTGGTGAATGCAAGATTCTTCACTCATCATTCATCGTTCACCATTCACTATTATGTTGCTAGCCAGAGTCATCGGTAACGTCGTCGCCACCCATAAGAACCAACGCTACGAGGGCAGCCGCGCGATGCTCTGCCGCCAGATCACACCCGATGGCAAAGACATGGATTACACCTGCATCGCTCTCGATTCAGTCGATTCCGGCGAAGGCGACATCGTCATCATCGCCCAGGAAGGCTGGTCCGCCTCAACCGCCGCCACCGGCCGTGCCGGAGCGGCAATAGACTCAGCGATCGTCGCCGTGGTCGACCGTATCGACCTGTTGTAATTTCTATGGCTCCCGCAGAAACCAAGCGATCACCTGATGAGATGGCATCGCTCTTTGCAGCTATCGAGAAGATCAATCATCGGCTGGACAAACTGGAGTCTGGCCGAACGGCTGTCGCACCCGAGCCGATCGGTCATCCCAGCCTCGACAAATTCAGCGTGGCTGAGGCAATTGCCGACAGCATTTTCGCCCACTACAAAAAGGAAAAGGCCTGCCAGTTCGAGCCCGGCAAGCCTTGTGATCATTGTTCGATGTGCAATTCGCGCGGATTCTAGCTACGGCTTGTTTGCCGGCGCCGGAGCGGCCGGGGCCGCGGGCTGCGTTTTTCTCAGCGAGTTGGCGTCACCGACGGACGGGACGGTCTTGGCTGCTTCGTCGGCCTTGAAATAAGGCTCTTCCTTAAATCCCAACAGCCCGGCGGTCAATACCGCAGGAAATGAGTTTCGCGTCGTGTTGTATTTTGTCACGATGTCGTTAAAGTCGAGGCGAGCAGTGTTGATGCGGTTCTCAGTTCCCGACAACTCGTCTTGGACCTTCATAAAAGCCTCGCTGGAGCGCAATTGAGGATACTGCTCATTAAGGCTCAGAAGCCGTCCGATTGTCCCGCCAAAGCTGTTATTCGCATCAATTATTGCCTGCTTCTGCTCAGGTGATTTGTCGCCGTCGGCACCGGTGCCTGCTGCCTTCGATGCATCGAGCAGCCGTGAACGCGCGTCAGCGATCTGACCGAATACTTCCTGCTCCTGAATTCCGGTCATCTTAGCCGTCTCGACCAGATTTGGGATCAGGTCGGCCCGCCGCTGCATCGCGGATTCGACATTCGCCCACTTACCCTTGACCTGCTGCTGCTGGGCGGTCAGCTCATTATAGCTGCAGCCCGACACGCCAAAAGCAGCCAGGGCCACGATGGACAATAGAATTGCTCTTTTCATAGTTCTCCTTATTTTCCCGCCATATCGACGGCCTCGATGACCTGCTCGATCTGCTCCATGTATTCGCCAAACAGTTGATTGGCGGCCGCGTCATCGAGGTCTCCGGTGAAGTTATTCTCACGGATATTGAATATTTTTTCAAATGGTGTCCCGTCGATGCCGAGATGCTGGGCAGTCAGGGCGACGATCTCGTGCTTGGTTGCCGGCGGCTCGACGCCGCGAAGTATCAGAACCGCGCCGAATAGCACCGCAAAGCTCGCCAGGCTCTCGGACATCAGTGTCCTAAGACCGTCAACCGACGCCGAGACCGGAATATACTGCCTCCTGAGTTGGATCAATTTGCTACGCAACTCAAATTCGGCCTGATGGCGAAGGAATTTGTCAGATATCTCAAGCCCCGCAAGCACGTCGCTGCCGTATAGCACCTTATGAGCTACTGCCATCTGATGAAACTCTATGGGAAAAACATCGGCGGCGTTCTGCAGCTCCGATACCGTAAAATACACCGGCACCGGATTACGCATGCGGGCCCATTCGCGAACGCACGCGTGCGACTTGCGAAGATCTTCAGGCCCGATCCTTTCAAGCGCAACCAGAATGTTGTAATCCGATCGGTTTGGCACGAAATCACCCGCCGCGGCCGAGCCGTAGAGGATGACCGCGACTAAATTTGTGCCGTGAGTTGACCTCAGATCGTCGATGAATGCCTCAAAGTGATGTCTCATGCTCTACCAATCGCCTCCTGCGCCGCCACCGCCAAAATCGCCGCCGCCGCCAAATCCGCCCCAGCCGCCGCCGGACGAGCCTCCCCAATCGCTCGATGACGAACTGCTCGAACTGCCGCCTCCGCCACTGAGGATGCCGCCGATGATCCACGGCAACGCATCGCTGACACCGCTTCCGCCGCCGCCTGACGAACCAAAACCGCCGCCCCAGCGATCATTGTCCTTTTTCGATTTTCGGCGACCGGCAACGCCAAAAATAATTGCGAGCAAGATGATACCGATGATCACGCAGCAAACGAACCCGTATGTACCGCTGCTGACACCCGTGCTGCCTGACGAAGGCTTTGACGGTGGTTGATCGACGGGTGCATTTCCCTTGTTTTCGATCGTTGAAAGATAGGCATTTATCGTGTCCTCGATGCCCTTTGCATAATTGCCCTTCTTAAATTCAGGCACGAGGTATTGCCGCTGCAGGCTGCCGACAACGCCATCCGGCAACTC of Chloracidobacterium sp. contains these proteins:
- the eutM gene encoding ethanolamine utilization microcompartment protein EutM — its product is MQEALGMVETKGLVATIEAADAMVKAANVQLVSYEKIGAGFVTAIVRGDVAAVKAATDAGAAAARRVGELVSVHVIPRPHASVDETLPVVRK
- a CDS encoding ethanolamine utilization protein EutN; its protein translation is MLLARVIGNVVATHKNQRYEGSRAMLCRQITPDGKDMDYTCIALDSVDSGEGDIVIIAQEGWSASTAATGRAGAAIDSAIVAVVDRIDLL
- a CDS encoding EutN/CcmL family microcompartment protein: MQIARVIGNVVSTVKNVSLEGRKFLIVQTLDADLKAKGSPMVALDAVGAGVGELVFWCRGKEASFPFKRDETPTDCTIVGIIDSDAHVFNGR
- a CDS encoding TPM domain-containing protein, with protein sequence MQKLKWLTVAILLIAASFNAFGQESQPWSQNVSPLPSPSGFVNDYAGVIDGGTKQRLETRLTDFRNKTNPSVEIAVAVVKTTGERPIFDYSLAVARGWGIGSKQDDNPSALLFVAIDDRKYFTQVSKDLEDELPDGVVGSLQRQYLVPEFKKGNYAKGIEDTINAYLSTIENKGNAPVDQPPSKPSSGSTGVSSGTYGFVCCVIIGIILLAIIFGVAGRRKSKKDNDRWGGGFGSSGGGGSGVSDALPWIIGGILSGGGGSSSSSSSSDWGGSSGGGWGGFGGGGDFGGGGAGGDW
- a CDS encoding nucleotidyltransferase domain-containing protein, which codes for MRHHFEAFIDDLRSTHGTNLVAVILYGSAAAGDFVPNRSDYNILVALERIGPEDLRKSHACVREWARMRNPVPVYFTVSELQNAADVFPIEFHQMAVAHKVLYGSDVLAGLEISDKFLRHQAEFELRSKLIQLRRQYIPVSASVDGLRTLMSESLASFAVLFGAVLILRGVEPPATKHEIVALTAQHLGIDGTPFEKIFNIRENNFTGDLDDAAANQLFGEYMEQIEQVIEAVDMAGK
- a CDS encoding LemA family protein, which translates into the protein MKRAILLSIVALAAFGVSGCSYNELTAQQQQVKGKWANVESAMQRRADLIPNLVETAKMTGIQEQEVFGQIADARSRLLDASKAAGTGADGDKSPEQKQAIIDANNSFGGTIGRLLSLNEQYPQLRSSEAFMKVQDELSGTENRINTARLDFNDIVTKYNTTRNSFPAVLTAGLLGFKEEPYFKADEAAKTVPSVGDANSLRKTQPAAPAAPAPANKP
- the ruvA gene encoding Holliday junction branch migration protein RuvA, encoding MIAYLSGKLLEKQPGTVIIDVSGVGYEVSIPLSTFYELGEAGSDVQLRIYTHVREDAIQLYGFKTLRERDLFLRLISVQGVGAKLGIAMLSGMSADDIVMAIRTDDLARLTGIPGVGRKTAERLVIELRDKVGELSGDTRSAVDDARPTLPKDAIFDDALSALVNLGYQRNAAEKALNQAAKEGTEISVQKLLRRSLQMLAK
- a CDS encoding EutN/CcmL family microcompartment protein — its product is MIIARILGTVVSTQKDERLQGKKLLIVKPINLDGSDQSGYIVAVDTVGAGYHEKVIVVGGSSARMAEGNKDCPVDSAIIGVIDSFDLI
- a CDS encoding class II aldolase/adducin family protein → MDESSARKLIVEIGKLMYERSYVVSSDGNVSIRLGENLVLATPTMTCKGRMTEDCLALTDMDGGPLSDKRASSELAMHLLIYKMRPDIKAVCHAHPPHGTAFAVAGIAIDKPILSEVILTLGCVPLTDYGTPSTNELTEAMKPFVAHHNALLMANHGAVAYGEDLWQAWDRLETLEHTAKIAILAKALGGANDLPEDAIEKLIQIREKAGYLKENARCQACGYLHDAKIACDLDISYPSQGGANGRKISFTREELIELLSQAAKLG